The following proteins are co-located in the Apis mellifera strain DH4 linkage group LG11, Amel_HAv3.1, whole genome shotgun sequence genome:
- the LOC410319 gene encoding HEAT repeat-containing protein 1 isoform X2: MILAKLMSKVKLKDETTEKLLLKIFKKTYLKEEALLLLFFLYNIPVHQLTTVPKSLAIRLSELSWFIELAIKFQSSNINILKFIVPLLQTNCRMILEDPLGTIRVQKMVNEILTRIKLDDIGVDTILWNVLQKEFLSNDVSNEAKDFLVKLYHNLERTYPERFDDYLKGLMKRSDTDKNSKLALEFITSWHFGARDTQEVVGILDRLIHISPEQRIIALQTLAETDVDIPESFREMMTNTIQSRFSDTEVDVIKALLSISTKRLTVLLSADILIDELKILLSTCHSTSRKILAKPALKILLELCEVGDDTSVFITSLPYLFPNDDADVDITMEVLKSNFAKNNVYMQHVQKDLGKSPNAEAVSSASFHNILNWELLPPTDSILSAMKQQIAHGDAASMFFNLILLGSVCRVPVGSIQPEVAREVIEMATEMIKKYPQVKMLQNCNNITGNNIQTAIELTSQGVLPLQVGTYVLEMVHRRLDLKSNPTIDFENNQHRSNLILRLLEMFFEGIENKYWCKHYSRCLQIFFQRHFATMKDLVRFLSQLYIKPVKVQTSFHCLKITEVLLKQSKSIQWAFQDKVFVTNLLLSLARDNNECRIASLKILEIIIHFAVITIDPFLSLLQELNNRNPEISLDPDQLSLSLYVLLSPDPDVCSQLKSDLRKNLQQAQQLLFEIVMDKQSPLHIKSQLLDILAYVNGSMILEQLAPVGLQLLQILHTNSKNKSAGNILKNILQRFNSATVKALTVEQVWQLFEANIEEHEIEIVTESGVHHSPSIILLKQIESTFFESAGKVSIHLQKKILAKLVDVATVCEMTNVISTTNRALRKIQVNAQLIVDELRIMWNLKNVEPSNTSIKNKRRLSHIHSPPDPTIINRKEWKRGVTLLEFAQQADNIEQEELLYPILFDLLKKCLSFEEQSPIEYTNQLLLSIIHRLTIKKLPIRDAHLQIDLITQCIRTSRNPQTHHHALLVLVALLKVVDVRCALYTIMPIFTFMGSSVVRQDDAYSIQIISKTIETVVPIINAAENENHACELLRTFIVSLPDIPEHRRMPLFVKLLQLLDNYFYLYYLLSFESHVMSRTVRVQNISEQRLEFALQVSQEFLPIKIIQVCVKLTQFMKELPMDMEDEEGKKVALSFKYKHIFDVVNSSPKQLRHYKYTLVQFLSNLLSSPDFINKVAELDSDQVDEIRPYYDQLIVELIILIQSTSKNADKYQGKSFGKYWKVLLHHLYDVLDLVNNLLPNGIFLISIKRLIEHDLLTVKRKALDLLNTRLQQRKFSEGDYEDLLTLIDSLLQIIPAKEKSETQEQEIVQQTVLITIKLLAKLLASEHPILFKPILEMTTELLNTREGPVLGSAALCVAELCSSMRIHAIHSLNKFVPAILRLLEDHCHQGVPDIIVISIVSALQKIVESVGNFLSLYLDQLLFQLAKLNSIYTDTEHQKINIVQSKLNATTQKLSSCIPLRILLPAVNRTYTTLLEKKTYKCIPALMNVLAESFNSVQPIDINTAIPDLGTFFLKILQFREDLFNSEDLMEIDESELIMEDVIIVEESASKALVALVLKLSETTFRPLYYKLYDWAARNPQYKLRNITFYRLSANIAECLKSLFVLFAGHFLKHAAILLSSNNPMINEEPQENTLPEESNKIELVEAILLTLYRVFSYDAHNFVNQERFDVLAQPIVDQLENTMGSTEDYQKRAKELIVPCIAAFASAIPDDSLHKQLVYQTLLKTRHSKPYVRNAATNAVVEIVRKLGEDFMPLLPETIPFLAELLEDEDEGTEKCAQNAVRTLEEILGEPLQKYF; encoded by the exons ATGATTCTAGCAAAATTAATGTCGAAAGTGAAACTGAAGGACGAAACTACGgaaaaattgcttttaaaaatattcaagaaaactTACCTGAAAGAGGAAgcgttacttttattattttttttgtataatataccAGTTCATCAGCTCACTACAGTACCAAAAAGTCTTGCAATTCGATTATCTGAGTTATCTTGGTTCATCGAACTcgcaattaaatttcaatcgtctaacataaatatattaaaattcattgtaCCATTGTTGCAAACGAATTGCCGCATGATTTTGGAAGATCCATTAGGAACAATTCGAGTACAGAAAATGGTGAACGAAATATTAACACGAATCAAATTGGACGATATAGGAGTGGATACTATCCTATGGAATGTATTACAAAaggaatttctttcgaatgatGTGTCAAACGAAGCGAAAGATTTTCTTGTGAAATTGTATCACAATCTCGAAAGAACTTATCCTGAAAGAtttgatgattatttaaaaggaCTGATGAAACGTAGCGATacggataaaaattcaaaattagcaTTGGAATTTATCACATCTTGGCATTTTGGAGCCAGAGATACGCAAGAGGTTGTAGGAATTCTTGACAGATTGATCCATATTAGTCCGGAACAAAGAATTATTGCGTTGCAAACGTTGGCAGAAACCGATGTAGATATTCCTGAAAGTTTTCGAGAGATGATGACGAATACAATTCAATCTAGATTTAGCGACACCGAAGTGGATGTAATCAAAGCTTTACTATCTATTTCTACGAAACGTTTAACAGTTTTATTATCTGCAGATATTCTGAtcgacgaattaaaaatattattgtcgaCTTGTCATAGTACTAGCAGGAAAATACTAGCAAAACCAGCGTTAAAAATCTTGTTGGAACTCTGTGAAGTTGGTGACGATACTAGCGTTTTCATAACATCTTTAccatatttatttccaaacgATGATGCAGACGTAGATATCACAATGGAAGTATTGAAGTCAAATTTCGCCAAGAATAACGTGTACATGCAACACGTGCAGAAAGATTTAGGAAAATCACCGAATGCAGAAGCGGTTTCATCAGCATCTTTTCACAACATTTTAAACTGGGAATTATTACCTCCAACTGATAGTATATTGAGCGCAATGAAACAACAAATCGCACATGGTGATGCAGCTTCCatgtttttcaatttgattctATTGGGCTCTGTATGCAGAGTACCTGTAGGATCTATACAACCGGAAGTAGCGCGAGAGGTGATTGAAATGGCCACagagatgataaaaaaatacccGCAAGTAAAGATGTTGcagaattgtaataatattaccggaaataatatacaaaccGCTATTGAATTGACTTCTCAAGGAGTTTTACCATTGCAAGTAGGCACTTATGTTCTGGAGATGGTTCACAGACGTCTCGATTTGAAATCCAATCCGACAATCGATTTCGAGAATAATCAACATcgtagtaatttaattttgagacTTCTCGAGATGTTCTTTGAGGGAATAGAGAATAAGTATTGGTGCAAGCATTATTCTCGTTGTttacaaatattctttcaaagaCACTTCGCCACGATGAAAGATCTCGTGCGTTTTCTCTCCCAATTGTACATAAAACCTGTAAAAGTTCAAACTTCTtttcattgtttaaaaataacagaGGTACTTTTGAAACAAAGTAAATCCATTCAATGGGCGTTTCAAGATAAAGTTTTTGTTACGAATTTGTTGCTTTCATTAGCTAGAGACAACAACGAGTGTCGGATAGCATCGTTGAAGATTCTCGAGATAATTATACACTTTGCTGTCATAACGATAGATCCTTTCTTATCCTTGTTGCAAGAGCTCAATAACAGAAATCCAGAAATATCTCTTGATCCTGATCAACTATCTTTATCTCTTTACGTTCTACTATCACCTGATCCAGACGTGTGCAGTCAATTGAAATCAGATCTTAGGAAAAATCTTCAACAAGCCCAACAATTGTTATTCGAGATTGTAATGGATAAACAAAGTCCATTGCACATCAAGTCCCAACTTTTGGATATTTTAGCTTACGTCAATGGATCTATGATACTTGAACAATTAGCTCCTGTTGGATTACAACTTCTCCAAATTCTTCACACAAATTCCAAGAACAAATCCGCaggaaatatattgaaaaatatacttcAAAGGTTCAATAGCGCAACCGTAAAGGCTCTTACTGTTGAACAAGTGTGGCAATTGTTCGAGGCCAACATAGAGGAGCACGAGATAGAAATTGTCACAGAATCTGGTGTTCATCATTCACCAAGTATTATCCTTTTGAAGCAGATAGAAAGCACGTTCTTTGAGAGCGCAGGAAAAGTTTCTATCCATCTTCAGAAAAAGATTCTAGCTAAATTAGTGGACGTGGCCACGGTATGCGAAATGACAAATGTGATTTCTACGACTAACAGAGCACTCAGAAAGATACAGGTAAATGCACAGCTTATAGTCGACGAATTGAGGATCATGTGGAATTTGAAGAACGTCGAACCTAGCAACACgagtattaagaataaaagacGACTCAGCCACATTCATTCGCCCCCTGATCCAACGATCATAAACAGAAAGGAATGGAAACGTGGCGTCACTCTCTTAGAATTTGCCCAACAAGCGGACAATATTGAGCAAGAGGAATTGCTTTATCcgattcttttcgatttgCTTAAAAAATGCCTGAGTTTTGAAGAGCAAAGTCCCATAGAATACacgaatcaattattattgtccATTATTCACCGATTGACAATTAAAAAACTGCCTATCCGTGACGCTCATCTCCAGATAGATCTGATCACTCAATGTATCAGAACTTCCAGGAATCCTCAGACTCATCATCACGCTCTGTTAGTTTTGGTAGCATTGTTGAAGGTCGTCGACGTACGCTGTGCATTATATACCATTATGCCTATCTTCACGTTCATGGGCAGTTCTGTGGTGCGTCAGGATGACGCTTATTCGATCCAAATAATATCCAAGACCATCGAAACCGTAGTTCCCATAATAAATGCGgctgaaaatgaaaatcacgCTTGTGAGCTTTTAAGGACTTTCATCGTTTCATTACCAGATATACCAGAGCATAGACGAATGCCTctattcgttaaattattgcaacttttggataattatttttatttgtattacttGCTAAGTTTCGAAAGTCATGTTATGTCCAGAACCGTGCGCGTCCAAAATATATCAGAGCAAAGATTAGAATTTGCTCTCCAAGTATCTCAAGAGTTTTTACCTATTAAGATTATTCAAGTTTGCGTGAAATTGACTCAATTCATGAAAGAATTGCCCATGGATATGGAAGACGAAGAAGGTAAAAAAGTTGCAttgtcttttaaatataaacatatatttgatGTTGTTAACAGTAGCCCTAAGCAATTAAGACATTATAAGTACACGTTGGTACAATTTCTGAGCAATTTGTTGTCATCGCCTGATTTCATTAACAAGGTTGCTGAATTGGATTCTGATCAAGTGGATGAAATAAGACCGTATTACGATCAATTGATCGTtgaattgattatattgattCAGAGTACTTCAAAGAACGCTGATAAATATCAAGGAAAATCGTTCGGGAAGTATTGGAAAGTTCTTTTACATCACTTGTATGATGTGTTAGATTTGGTGAACAATTTATTGccaaatggaatatttttaatcagcaTTAAACGGTTAATAGAACATGATTTGTTAACAGTAAAGAGGAAAGCTTTGGATCTTCTCAATACGCGTCTTCAACAGCGAAAATTCAGCGAGGGCGATTATGAAGATTTGTTAACATTGATCGAttctttattacaaataattccagcgaaagaaaaatctgaaacACAGGAGCAAGAGATTGTTCAACAAACTGTTTTgattactataaaattattggcaAAATTGTTGGCTAGTGAACATCCTATACTTTTCAAACCa ATTCTTGAAATGACTACTGAACTTTTAAACACGAGAGAAGGACCCGTGCTAGGTAGTGCTGCACTTTGTGTCGCAGAATTATGTAGTTCTATGCGTATTCATGCGATACATTCGTTAAATAAATTCGTACCAGCGATTTTGCGATTGTTAGAAGATCATTGTCACCAAGGTGTACCAGATATAATAGTTATCAGTATAGTCAGCGCTTTGCAAAAGATAGTTGAATCTGTTGGAAACTTCTTATCCTTATATCTAGATCAATTATTGTTTCAACTAGcaaaattgaattctatatATACTGATACCGAACATCAAAAG ATCAACATTGTACAATCCAAACTGAATGCAACCACTCAAAAACTTTCTTCTTGTATACCTTTGCGAATATTATTGCCAGCTGTTAACAGGACATACACAACATTACTTGAaaagaaaacatataaatGTATCCCAGCATTAATGAATGTATTAGCCGAATCTTTCAATAGTGTTCAACCAATTGACATAAACACAGCTATACCGGATTTGGGTACTTTCttcctaaaaattttgcaatttcgtGAAGATCTTTTTAATTCGGAAGATCTCATGGAAATAGATGAATCGGAATTGATTATGGAAGACGTGATAATCGTAGAAGAAAGTGCCAGCAAAGCATTGGTTGCTttggtattaaaattaagtgaGACTACTTTTAGAccactttattataaattatacgattgGGCTGCCAGAAATCCACAATATAAATTACGGAACATCACGTTTTATAG acTTTCAGCTAACATAGCAGAATGTCTGAAATCTCTTTTCGTTCTCTTTGCTGGTCATTTTCTCAAGCATGCGGCAATACTATTAAGCAGTAATAATCCAATGATTAACGAGGAACCACAGGAGAACACTTTGCCCgaagaatcgaataaaatcgaattagtCGAAGCCATTTTATTGACTCTTTATCGAGTCTTCAGTTACGATGCGCACAATTTCGTGAATCAGGAAAGATTTGATGTACTGGCTCAACCAATTGTGGATCAATTGGAAAATACTATGGGCTCTACAGAGGATTATCAAAAGAGAGCGAAGGAATTAATTGTACCTTGTATCGCAGCATTTGCCAGTGCCATTCCCGATGATTCTTTACACAAACAATTAGTATATCAAACATTATTAAAGACAAGACATTCGAAACCGTATGTTAGAAACGCAGCAACGAATGCAGTG gTTGAAATTGTAAGAAAGCTTGGCGAAGATTTTATGCCACTTCTACCAGAAACTATACCTTTCTTAGCAGAATTATTAGAAGACGAAGACGAAGGTACAGAGAAGTGTGCGCAAAATGCGGTACGCACTCTTGAAGAGATCTTAGGTGAacctttgcaaaaatatttttaa
- the LOC410319 gene encoding HEAT repeat-containing protein 1 isoform X3, whose protein sequence is MSKVKLKDETTEKLLLKIFKKTYLKEEALLLLFFLYNIPVHQLTTVPKSLAIRLSELSWFIELAIKFQSSNINILKFIVPLLQTNCRMILEDPLGTIRVQKMVNEILTRIKLDDIGVDTILWNVLQKEFLSNDVSNEAKDFLVKLYHNLERTYPERFDDYLKGLMKRSDTDKNSKLALEFITSWHFGARDTQEVVGILDRLIHISPEQRIIALQTLAETDVDIPESFREMMTNTIQSRFSDTEVDVIKALLSISTKRLTVLLSADILIDELKILLSTCHSTSRKILAKPALKILLELCEVGDDTSVFITSLPYLFPNDDADVDITMEVLKSNFAKNNVYMQHVQKDLGKSPNAEAVSSASFHNILNWELLPPTDSILSAMKQQIAHGDAASMFFNLILLGSVCRVPVGSIQPEVAREVIEMATEMIKKYPQVKMLQNCNNITGNNIQTAIELTSQGVLPLQVGTYVLEMVHRRLDLKSNPTIDFENNQHRSNLILRLLEMFFEGIENKYWCKHYSRCLQIFFQRHFATMKDLVRFLSQLYIKPVKVQTSFHCLKITEVLLKQSKSIQWAFQDKVFVTNLLLSLARDNNECRIASLKILEIIIHFAVITIDPFLSLLQELNNRNPEISLDPDQLSLSLYVLLSPDPDVCSQLKSDLRKNLQQAQQLLFEIVMDKQSPLHIKSQLLDILAYVNGSMILEQLAPVGLQLLQILHTNSKNKSAGNILKNILQRFNSATVKALTVEQVWQLFEANIEEHEIEIVTESGVHHSPSIILLKQIESTFFESAGKVSIHLQKKILAKLVDVATVCEMTNVISTTNRALRKIQVNAQLIVDELRIMWNLKNVEPSNTSIKNKRRLSHIHSPPDPTIINRKEWKRGVTLLEFAQQADNIEQEELLYPILFDLLKKCLSFEEQSPIEYTNQLLLSIIHRLTIKKLPIRDAHLQIDLITQCIRTSRNPQTHHHALLVLVALLKVVDVRCALYTIMPIFTFMGSSVVRQDDAYSIQIISKTIETVVPIINAAENENHACELLRTFIVSLPDIPEHRRMPLFVKLLQLLDNYFYLYYLLSFESHVMSRTVRVQNISEQRLEFALQVSQEFLPIKIIQVCVKLTQFMKELPMDMEDEEGKKVALSFKYKHIFDVVNSSPKQLRHYKYTLVQFLSNLLSSPDFINKVAELDSDQVDEIRPYYDQLIVELIILIQSTSKNADKYQGKSFGKYWKVLLHHLYDVLDLVNNLLPNGIFLISIKRLIEHDLLTVKRKALDLLNTRLQQRKFSEGDYEDLLTLIDSLLQIIPAKEKSETQEQEIVQQTVLITIKLLAKLLASEHPILFKPILEMTTELLNTREGPVLGSAALCVAELCSSMRIHAIHSLNKFVPAILRLLEDHCHQGVPDIIVISIVSALQKIVESVGNFLSLYLDQLLFQLAKLNSIYTDTEHQKINIVQSKLNATTQKLSSCIPLRILLPAVNRTYTTLLEKKTYKCIPALMNVLAESFNSVQPIDINTAIPDLGTFFLKILQFREDLFNSEDLMEIDESELIMEDVIIVEESASKALVALVLKLSETTFRPLYYKLYDWAARNPQYKLRNITFYRLSANIAECLKSLFVLFAGHFLKHAAILLSSNNPMINEEPQENTLPEESNKIELVEAILLTLYRVFSYDAHNFVNQERFDVLAQPIVDQLENTMGSTEDYQKRAKELIVPCIAAFASAIPDDSLHKQLVYQTLLKTRHSKPYVRNAATNAVVEIVRKLGEDFMPLLPETIPFLAELLEDEDEGTEKCAQNAVRTLEEILGEPLQKYF, encoded by the exons ATGTCGAAAGTGAAACTGAAGGACGAAACTACGgaaaaattgcttttaaaaatattcaagaaaactTACCTGAAAGAGGAAgcgttacttttattattttttttgtataatataccAGTTCATCAGCTCACTACAGTACCAAAAAGTCTTGCAATTCGATTATCTGAGTTATCTTGGTTCATCGAACTcgcaattaaatttcaatcgtctaacataaatatattaaaattcattgtaCCATTGTTGCAAACGAATTGCCGCATGATTTTGGAAGATCCATTAGGAACAATTCGAGTACAGAAAATGGTGAACGAAATATTAACACGAATCAAATTGGACGATATAGGAGTGGATACTATCCTATGGAATGTATTACAAAaggaatttctttcgaatgatGTGTCAAACGAAGCGAAAGATTTTCTTGTGAAATTGTATCACAATCTCGAAAGAACTTATCCTGAAAGAtttgatgattatttaaaaggaCTGATGAAACGTAGCGATacggataaaaattcaaaattagcaTTGGAATTTATCACATCTTGGCATTTTGGAGCCAGAGATACGCAAGAGGTTGTAGGAATTCTTGACAGATTGATCCATATTAGTCCGGAACAAAGAATTATTGCGTTGCAAACGTTGGCAGAAACCGATGTAGATATTCCTGAAAGTTTTCGAGAGATGATGACGAATACAATTCAATCTAGATTTAGCGACACCGAAGTGGATGTAATCAAAGCTTTACTATCTATTTCTACGAAACGTTTAACAGTTTTATTATCTGCAGATATTCTGAtcgacgaattaaaaatattattgtcgaCTTGTCATAGTACTAGCAGGAAAATACTAGCAAAACCAGCGTTAAAAATCTTGTTGGAACTCTGTGAAGTTGGTGACGATACTAGCGTTTTCATAACATCTTTAccatatttatttccaaacgATGATGCAGACGTAGATATCACAATGGAAGTATTGAAGTCAAATTTCGCCAAGAATAACGTGTACATGCAACACGTGCAGAAAGATTTAGGAAAATCACCGAATGCAGAAGCGGTTTCATCAGCATCTTTTCACAACATTTTAAACTGGGAATTATTACCTCCAACTGATAGTATATTGAGCGCAATGAAACAACAAATCGCACATGGTGATGCAGCTTCCatgtttttcaatttgattctATTGGGCTCTGTATGCAGAGTACCTGTAGGATCTATACAACCGGAAGTAGCGCGAGAGGTGATTGAAATGGCCACagagatgataaaaaaatacccGCAAGTAAAGATGTTGcagaattgtaataatattaccggaaataatatacaaaccGCTATTGAATTGACTTCTCAAGGAGTTTTACCATTGCAAGTAGGCACTTATGTTCTGGAGATGGTTCACAGACGTCTCGATTTGAAATCCAATCCGACAATCGATTTCGAGAATAATCAACATcgtagtaatttaattttgagacTTCTCGAGATGTTCTTTGAGGGAATAGAGAATAAGTATTGGTGCAAGCATTATTCTCGTTGTttacaaatattctttcaaagaCACTTCGCCACGATGAAAGATCTCGTGCGTTTTCTCTCCCAATTGTACATAAAACCTGTAAAAGTTCAAACTTCTtttcattgtttaaaaataacagaGGTACTTTTGAAACAAAGTAAATCCATTCAATGGGCGTTTCAAGATAAAGTTTTTGTTACGAATTTGTTGCTTTCATTAGCTAGAGACAACAACGAGTGTCGGATAGCATCGTTGAAGATTCTCGAGATAATTATACACTTTGCTGTCATAACGATAGATCCTTTCTTATCCTTGTTGCAAGAGCTCAATAACAGAAATCCAGAAATATCTCTTGATCCTGATCAACTATCTTTATCTCTTTACGTTCTACTATCACCTGATCCAGACGTGTGCAGTCAATTGAAATCAGATCTTAGGAAAAATCTTCAACAAGCCCAACAATTGTTATTCGAGATTGTAATGGATAAACAAAGTCCATTGCACATCAAGTCCCAACTTTTGGATATTTTAGCTTACGTCAATGGATCTATGATACTTGAACAATTAGCTCCTGTTGGATTACAACTTCTCCAAATTCTTCACACAAATTCCAAGAACAAATCCGCaggaaatatattgaaaaatatacttcAAAGGTTCAATAGCGCAACCGTAAAGGCTCTTACTGTTGAACAAGTGTGGCAATTGTTCGAGGCCAACATAGAGGAGCACGAGATAGAAATTGTCACAGAATCTGGTGTTCATCATTCACCAAGTATTATCCTTTTGAAGCAGATAGAAAGCACGTTCTTTGAGAGCGCAGGAAAAGTTTCTATCCATCTTCAGAAAAAGATTCTAGCTAAATTAGTGGACGTGGCCACGGTATGCGAAATGACAAATGTGATTTCTACGACTAACAGAGCACTCAGAAAGATACAGGTAAATGCACAGCTTATAGTCGACGAATTGAGGATCATGTGGAATTTGAAGAACGTCGAACCTAGCAACACgagtattaagaataaaagacGACTCAGCCACATTCATTCGCCCCCTGATCCAACGATCATAAACAGAAAGGAATGGAAACGTGGCGTCACTCTCTTAGAATTTGCCCAACAAGCGGACAATATTGAGCAAGAGGAATTGCTTTATCcgattcttttcgatttgCTTAAAAAATGCCTGAGTTTTGAAGAGCAAAGTCCCATAGAATACacgaatcaattattattgtccATTATTCACCGATTGACAATTAAAAAACTGCCTATCCGTGACGCTCATCTCCAGATAGATCTGATCACTCAATGTATCAGAACTTCCAGGAATCCTCAGACTCATCATCACGCTCTGTTAGTTTTGGTAGCATTGTTGAAGGTCGTCGACGTACGCTGTGCATTATATACCATTATGCCTATCTTCACGTTCATGGGCAGTTCTGTGGTGCGTCAGGATGACGCTTATTCGATCCAAATAATATCCAAGACCATCGAAACCGTAGTTCCCATAATAAATGCGgctgaaaatgaaaatcacgCTTGTGAGCTTTTAAGGACTTTCATCGTTTCATTACCAGATATACCAGAGCATAGACGAATGCCTctattcgttaaattattgcaacttttggataattatttttatttgtattacttGCTAAGTTTCGAAAGTCATGTTATGTCCAGAACCGTGCGCGTCCAAAATATATCAGAGCAAAGATTAGAATTTGCTCTCCAAGTATCTCAAGAGTTTTTACCTATTAAGATTATTCAAGTTTGCGTGAAATTGACTCAATTCATGAAAGAATTGCCCATGGATATGGAAGACGAAGAAGGTAAAAAAGTTGCAttgtcttttaaatataaacatatatttgatGTTGTTAACAGTAGCCCTAAGCAATTAAGACATTATAAGTACACGTTGGTACAATTTCTGAGCAATTTGTTGTCATCGCCTGATTTCATTAACAAGGTTGCTGAATTGGATTCTGATCAAGTGGATGAAATAAGACCGTATTACGATCAATTGATCGTtgaattgattatattgattCAGAGTACTTCAAAGAACGCTGATAAATATCAAGGAAAATCGTTCGGGAAGTATTGGAAAGTTCTTTTACATCACTTGTATGATGTGTTAGATTTGGTGAACAATTTATTGccaaatggaatatttttaatcagcaTTAAACGGTTAATAGAACATGATTTGTTAACAGTAAAGAGGAAAGCTTTGGATCTTCTCAATACGCGTCTTCAACAGCGAAAATTCAGCGAGGGCGATTATGAAGATTTGTTAACATTGATCGAttctttattacaaataattccagcgaaagaaaaatctgaaacACAGGAGCAAGAGATTGTTCAACAAACTGTTTTgattactataaaattattggcaAAATTGTTGGCTAGTGAACATCCTATACTTTTCAAACCa ATTCTTGAAATGACTACTGAACTTTTAAACACGAGAGAAGGACCCGTGCTAGGTAGTGCTGCACTTTGTGTCGCAGAATTATGTAGTTCTATGCGTATTCATGCGATACATTCGTTAAATAAATTCGTACCAGCGATTTTGCGATTGTTAGAAGATCATTGTCACCAAGGTGTACCAGATATAATAGTTATCAGTATAGTCAGCGCTTTGCAAAAGATAGTTGAATCTGTTGGAAACTTCTTATCCTTATATCTAGATCAATTATTGTTTCAACTAGcaaaattgaattctatatATACTGATACCGAACATCAAAAG ATCAACATTGTACAATCCAAACTGAATGCAACCACTCAAAAACTTTCTTCTTGTATACCTTTGCGAATATTATTGCCAGCTGTTAACAGGACATACACAACATTACTTGAaaagaaaacatataaatGTATCCCAGCATTAATGAATGTATTAGCCGAATCTTTCAATAGTGTTCAACCAATTGACATAAACACAGCTATACCGGATTTGGGTACTTTCttcctaaaaattttgcaatttcgtGAAGATCTTTTTAATTCGGAAGATCTCATGGAAATAGATGAATCGGAATTGATTATGGAAGACGTGATAATCGTAGAAGAAAGTGCCAGCAAAGCATTGGTTGCTttggtattaaaattaagtgaGACTACTTTTAGAccactttattataaattatacgattgGGCTGCCAGAAATCCACAATATAAATTACGGAACATCACGTTTTATAG acTTTCAGCTAACATAGCAGAATGTCTGAAATCTCTTTTCGTTCTCTTTGCTGGTCATTTTCTCAAGCATGCGGCAATACTATTAAGCAGTAATAATCCAATGATTAACGAGGAACCACAGGAGAACACTTTGCCCgaagaatcgaataaaatcgaattagtCGAAGCCATTTTATTGACTCTTTATCGAGTCTTCAGTTACGATGCGCACAATTTCGTGAATCAGGAAAGATTTGATGTACTGGCTCAACCAATTGTGGATCAATTGGAAAATACTATGGGCTCTACAGAGGATTATCAAAAGAGAGCGAAGGAATTAATTGTACCTTGTATCGCAGCATTTGCCAGTGCCATTCCCGATGATTCTTTACACAAACAATTAGTATATCAAACATTATTAAAGACAAGACATTCGAAACCGTATGTTAGAAACGCAGCAACGAATGCAGTG gTTGAAATTGTAAGAAAGCTTGGCGAAGATTTTATGCCACTTCTACCAGAAACTATACCTTTCTTAGCAGAATTATTAGAAGACGAAGACGAAGGTACAGAGAAGTGTGCGCAAAATGCGGTACGCACTCTTGAAGAGATCTTAGGTGAacctttgcaaaaatatttttaa